A stretch of the uncultured Desulfobacter sp. genome encodes the following:
- a CDS encoding DUF4198 domain-containing protein, whose translation MKKSLITSGFMFLAFMFTALSVQAHYGMVIPSDNMVMPDDDRTVHITASFSHPFEGIGMELVKPKVFAVRANGETQDLLGALKPTKVMDQSAWQTGYKIKRPGVYMFYMEPNPYWEPAEDCFIIHYTKTVVTAFGDDEGWDQEIGLKTEIVPLSKPFAQYAGNVFQGIVKLDGKAVPYAEVEVEYYNEDKKSEAPTDYMVTQTIKADGNGVFTYAAPKACWWGFAALNEADFTLKADGQEKGVELGAVIWVKFEDWKTK comes from the coding sequence ATGAAAAAATCACTGATCACCTCAGGATTCATGTTTCTTGCTTTTATGTTCACAGCTTTAAGTGTCCAGGCACACTATGGGATGGTTATTCCTTCAGACAACATGGTTATGCCCGATGACGACCGCACCGTTCATATCACGGCCTCTTTTTCACATCCCTTCGAGGGCATCGGGATGGAACTTGTCAAACCCAAGGTATTTGCCGTGCGCGCCAACGGTGAGACACAGGATCTTTTAGGTGCCTTGAAACCGACAAAGGTTATGGATCAATCAGCCTGGCAAACCGGTTACAAAATTAAAAGACCCGGCGTTTATATGTTCTACATGGAACCCAACCCCTATTGGGAGCCTGCTGAAGACTGCTTTATCATTCATTACACCAAAACGGTTGTGACGGCTTTCGGTGATGACGAGGGATGGGACCAGGAAATCGGGCTGAAAACAGAAATCGTTCCGTTATCCAAGCCTTTTGCACAGTATGCCGGTAACGTATTCCAGGGTATCGTGAAGCTCGACGGCAAAGCCGTGCCTTACGCAGAAGTTGAGGTGGAATATTACAACGAAGACAAAAAATCTGAAGCCCCCACGGATTATATGGTGACCCAGACCATCAAAGCTGATGGTAACGGCGTATTTACCTATGCGGCCCCCAAGGCGTGTTGGTGGGGATTTGCAGCACTGAATGAAGCTGATTTTACCCTTAAAGCGGATGGGCAGGAGAAAGGTGTTGAGTTGGGCGCGGTAATCTGGGTAAAATTCGAAGACTGGAAAACAAAATAG
- the cbiM gene encoding cobalt transporter CbiM, with the protein MHISEGVLSAPVLGAGLVMAAAGTAVGLKKLKEDKIPQAAILSAAFFVASLIHVPIGPSSAHLILNGILGLMLGWVAFPSILIALLLQGVLFQFGGITTLGVNTVIMATPAVLCYYLFASLVHKPGAISYAACFACGFLSVFFSSLLVGAALMFTQESFLEVAWAVVITHLPVMFIEGLVAIFCVGFLKKVQPELLPKWSEAQQQAAMESRTTMVEKQV; encoded by the coding sequence ATGCATATTTCTGAAGGTGTTCTTTCCGCACCGGTTTTAGGGGCCGGGCTGGTTATGGCTGCGGCCGGCACGGCTGTCGGCTTAAAAAAACTTAAAGAAGATAAAATCCCCCAGGCCGCTATTTTGTCGGCCGCTTTTTTTGTGGCGTCCCTGATTCATGTACCCATCGGGCCTTCCAGCGCCCATCTGATTCTTAACGGCATTCTTGGCCTGATGCTTGGTTGGGTCGCATTTCCCTCTATTTTGATTGCGCTTTTGCTTCAGGGGGTGCTGTTCCAATTCGGCGGCATCACCACGCTGGGCGTCAATACGGTAATCATGGCCACCCCTGCCGTACTCTGTTATTACCTGTTTGCAAGCTTAGTCCACAAACCGGGGGCCATATCCTATGCCGCCTGTTTTGCCTGTGGCTTTTTAAGTGTTTTTTTCAGCAGTCTGCTGGTAGGCGCCGCCCTGATGTTTACCCAGGAGAGCTTTTTAGAAGTGGCCTGGGCCGTTGTTATTACCCATCTTCCGGTCATGTTCATTGAGGGACTTGTGGCGATTTTCTGTGTGGGTTTCCTTAAAAAAGTGCAGCCCGAGCTTTTGCCCAAATGGTCTGAGGCACAGCAGCAAGCCGCAATGGAAAGCAGAACGACCATGGTTGAAAAACAGGTATAA
- the cbiQ gene encoding cobalt ECF transporter T component CbiQ, giving the protein MIEELFASGHSFIHKTDPRCRVVAATLLCFVIALGQKPPMLWTGLGLAVILVLWARLNLILVFRRLLVVWGFLLFLWAILPFTYEGEVVRQIGKLGITRQGIDLCTIISIKSNAILLVFIALITTMDFSTLGYALNFFRIPKKLVHLLLLTYRYIFVIEQEYRRLVRAAKLRSFRPGTNIHTYQTYAYLCGMLFVRASARAQRVYNAMRCRGFSGRFICLHEFALSPTDGIWTFAVLTATAGLIFMEITL; this is encoded by the coding sequence ATGATTGAAGAGCTTTTTGCTTCTGGACATTCATTTATTCACAAAACCGATCCCAGGTGCAGGGTGGTCGCAGCCACCCTGCTGTGCTTTGTCATTGCCCTTGGCCAAAAACCGCCCATGCTCTGGACAGGGCTGGGACTTGCCGTAATTCTGGTACTATGGGCCCGGTTAAACCTTATTTTGGTGTTCAGGCGTCTGCTTGTAGTCTGGGGATTTCTATTGTTTTTATGGGCCATTCTACCCTTTACCTATGAGGGGGAAGTGGTCCGGCAAATCGGAAAGCTCGGCATCACCCGGCAGGGCATTGACCTGTGTACTATAATCTCGATTAAATCCAATGCCATCCTGCTGGTATTCATTGCCCTGATCACTACCATGGATTTCAGTACGCTGGGATATGCCCTAAATTTTTTCAGAATCCCTAAAAAGCTTGTGCACCTGCTGTTGCTCACCTACCGGTATATTTTTGTCATTGAACAGGAGTACCGGCGCCTTGTCCGGGCCGCAAAACTACGTAGTTTTCGTCCCGGGACCAATATACACACATACCAAACCTATGCCTATCTTTGCGGCATGCTGTTTGTCCGGGCATCGGCCAGGGCCCAAAGGGTATACAATGCCATGAGATGCAGGGGATTTTCAGGCAGATTTATCTGTCTACATGAATTTGCCCTCTCCCCTACGGACGGAATTTGGACATTTGCTGTCCTGACAGCTACAGCCGGTCTAATTTTTATGGAGATCACCCTATGA
- a CDS encoding ABC transporter ATP-binding protein, producing the protein MTTSPPILRLDNISFNYLGRGRILNNLSLEINKGDRIGLVGPNGSGKTTLFHIIMGLLPAASGTIEFFGTPVKTQKDFKKIYKKVGLMFQDADDQLFSPTVLEDVAFGPLNLGKSKAEARNIAQYTLERLGIAHFENRVTHKLSGGEKRLVALATVLSMEPELLLLDEPSTGLDENTKSTLVDVLNRLELSYILISHENDFMSQVTDTMFMMENGQLTKDAHIHSYIHTHPNPGQRH; encoded by the coding sequence ATGACAACATCGCCCCCCATCCTGCGCCTTGACAACATCAGTTTCAACTACCTGGGCCGGGGCCGGATTTTAAACAATTTGAGCCTTGAAATCAACAAAGGGGACCGCATCGGGTTGGTGGGACCCAACGGTAGCGGGAAAACTACTCTGTTTCATATTATCATGGGGTTGCTGCCGGCTGCTTCCGGTACCATTGAATTTTTTGGAACACCGGTCAAAACACAAAAGGATTTCAAAAAAATTTATAAAAAAGTGGGACTGATGTTCCAGGATGCCGATGACCAGCTGTTCAGCCCCACGGTTTTGGAAGATGTGGCCTTTGGGCCACTTAATTTAGGCAAATCAAAAGCCGAAGCCCGGAATATTGCACAATACACCCTTGAACGTCTGGGCATCGCCCATTTTGAAAACAGGGTTACTCACAAACTGTCCGGCGGAGAAAAGCGGCTTGTGGCCTTGGCCACGGTGCTTTCCATGGAGCCTGAACTGCTGCTGCTGGACGAACCCAGCACAGGGCTTGATGAAAACACAAAATCCACCCTGGTTGACGTATTGAACCGTCTTGAGCTTTCATATATCCTGATCTCCCATGAAAATGATTTTATGTCACAGGTTACCGATACCATGTTTATGATGGAAAACGGTCAGTTGACCAAAGACGCCCATATTCACAGCTACATTCATACACATCCCAACCCCGGGCAGCGCCATTGA
- a CDS encoding nicotianamine synthase family protein, whose protein sequence is MHEINFFHQHELDDHDFDGCCKDCQHTLAIIKPHITAFAEKIRQYSHESLKALSARELYQLYQILDDLAHMDAGPHLSGLLLEEKEIRDVLPTIRSYYTTFFSIHERHLAKELLASPDPWKQIKTFPLYPRYEALVKNQIDAMHISSEKRLAFLGSGPVPLSLILLNRFFGIPSVGIDSDAESVEISRRIIHCLGLENKIEIVQGDDATLGHLNWDVVLVAALAEPKARIFSQLFNIMGDRGPSPVIFRTYTGMKAVLYQPVQPEDIKGFKIVKAVPPTGRVNNTTVFMMPADDKSFKQR, encoded by the coding sequence ATGCACGAAATTAATTTTTTCCACCAACACGAACTTGACGACCATGATTTCGACGGATGCTGCAAGGACTGTCAACACACCCTTGCCATCATCAAACCCCACATCACGGCATTTGCCGAAAAAATCAGGCAATACTCCCATGAGAGCCTGAAGGCCCTATCGGCCCGGGAACTATACCAGCTCTACCAAATTCTGGATGACCTGGCCCACATGGATGCAGGCCCCCATCTGTCCGGCCTGTTGCTGGAAGAAAAAGAGATCCGTGACGTGCTGCCAACGATTCGGTCTTATTACACCACCTTTTTCAGTATTCATGAGCGACATCTTGCCAAAGAACTTCTTGCAAGCCCGGATCCCTGGAAACAGATCAAAACCTTTCCGTTGTATCCCAGATATGAAGCCCTGGTAAAAAATCAGATTGATGCCATGCATATCTCCAGCGAAAAACGTCTGGCATTTCTGGGATCCGGCCCGGTTCCCTTGAGCCTGATTCTTTTGAATCGATTTTTCGGCATTCCATCTGTGGGCATCGACAGCGATGCCGAATCCGTAGAAATTTCCAGACGGATCATTCACTGCCTGGGCCTTGAAAACAAGATAGAAATCGTCCAGGGAGACGATGCCACCTTAGGCCATCTGAACTGGGATGTCGTGCTGGTGGCCGCCCTTGCCGAGCCCAAGGCCCGAATTTTTTCCCAGCTGTTTAATATCATGGGGGATCGAGGCCCATCCCCGGTGATATTTCGCACCTATACCGGCATGAAAGCCGTGCTGTATCAGCCGGTTCAGCCCGAAGACATCAAAGGATTTAAAATCGTCAAAGCTGTTCCTCCCACAGGACGAGTCAACAACACCACGGTGTTTATGATGCCGGCCGACGACAAATCTTTCAAGCAGAGATAA
- a CDS encoding nicotianamine synthase family protein → MANINHIKKEFIGIHAVLAHVTPEGLLAGKHEDVYHCFGHLDRLAAMDIDDGQAEALRCDPELTKVLDHISRLKRANGLRMEIHNAKTVISSSSPWDTVKQFVYYPNYMELARMEYTGANLGPGDRVVFLGSGPMPLTLVCLCVQYKIYGIGIELFPEYAELSRQLIKALDLEEQIKIIEGSHFSLPLPESCRLIMVGADALPKNEIFAHLSKHLEQGTALSYRIYEKGLRRLLDVQSNFKLPQGIKEETRVRPQPPVNNTSVFTIIDRV, encoded by the coding sequence ATGGCCAATATAAATCATATCAAGAAAGAGTTCATAGGAATCCATGCAGTCCTTGCCCATGTAACACCTGAAGGCCTGCTTGCAGGAAAGCATGAAGATGTCTATCATTGCTTTGGGCACCTGGACCGTTTGGCTGCCATGGACATTGATGACGGCCAGGCAGAAGCACTGCGCTGTGACCCTGAACTGACAAAAGTACTGGACCATATCTCCCGGTTAAAACGGGCCAATGGCCTGCGCATGGAAATCCATAATGCCAAAACCGTTATCAGTTCTTCCTCACCCTGGGATACCGTCAAGCAGTTTGTTTATTACCCCAATTATATGGAACTTGCGCGCATGGAATACACCGGCGCAAACCTTGGTCCCGGGGACCGGGTGGTCTTTTTAGGCTCCGGCCCCATGCCCCTGACCCTGGTCTGCCTTTGTGTCCAGTACAAAATTTATGGCATCGGCATTGAACTGTTCCCGGAATATGCAGAACTGTCAAGGCAGTTGATAAAGGCGCTGGATCTTGAAGAACAGATAAAAATCATTGAAGGCAGCCATTTTTCTCTCCCCTTGCCCGAATCCTGCCGGTTGATCATGGTGGGTGCCGATGCCCTGCCCAAAAATGAAATTTTTGCCCATCTTTCAAAGCATCTTGAGCAGGGTACGGCCCTGTCCTACCGAATCTATGAAAAAGGCCTGCGCAGACTCCTGGATGTCCAGTCAAACTTCAAACTGCCCCAGGGAATCAAAGAAGAGACCCGGGTCAGGCCCCAACCTCCCGTTAATAATACATCAGTATTCACCATTATCGATCGCGTTTGA
- a CDS encoding TRAP transporter substrate-binding protein, which translates to MLNKIIRFFAVISLIGCLGFGLTTQVFAKNVLLKVPCSVPFSVPILGQDIVGTIAETINNSSNGTLKVKLYAPGKLVPSLEVLDAVSSGKTNAGYTAAFYYAGKNPASVLFSSFPFGPDPEEYIAWYYYGNGLKLYQEMYDHYGYNVKVLPAGIISAETSGWFTKPIEKVEDLKGIKMRISGLGGKVLTKLGVSVTMLPAGEIFQALEKGLIDATEFSMPVCDAPLGFYKVAKYNYYPGWHQPSTVQELLINKDTWNALDKSQQTLIETACMAATLKSLALSNGMQGKIIKENAEKHGVKNLYWSDEMLAAFKSAWKEVVQEEIAKDPMFKKTWEDLEQFRAEYKKWADVGFLPR; encoded by the coding sequence ATGTTGAATAAAATCATTCGTTTTTTTGCGGTTATATCATTGATAGGTTGTCTGGGTTTCGGATTAACCACCCAGGTTTTTGCTAAAAATGTTTTACTTAAAGTACCCTGTTCAGTGCCGTTCAGTGTGCCCATTCTGGGCCAGGACATTGTAGGCACCATTGCCGAAACCATCAACAATTCATCAAACGGCACACTGAAAGTCAAACTCTACGCACCCGGAAAGCTGGTACCGTCTCTGGAAGTGCTTGATGCGGTCAGTTCCGGAAAAACCAATGCCGGATACACAGCCGCATTTTACTACGCAGGCAAGAACCCGGCCAGTGTACTTTTCAGTTCCTTCCCCTTTGGACCGGACCCTGAAGAATATATTGCCTGGTATTACTACGGCAACGGCTTAAAGCTTTACCAGGAGATGTATGACCACTACGGATATAACGTCAAGGTGCTGCCGGCAGGTATCATCAGCGCCGAAACCTCGGGCTGGTTCACCAAGCCCATTGAAAAGGTTGAAGACCTTAAGGGCATTAAAATGCGTATTTCCGGTCTCGGCGGTAAGGTGTTAACCAAACTGGGCGTGTCCGTTACCATGCTGCCTGCGGGTGAAATCTTCCAGGCCCTGGAAAAAGGATTGATTGATGCCACAGAATTCTCCATGCCCGTGTGCGATGCGCCTTTGGGTTTTTATAAAGTGGCAAAATACAACTATTACCCGGGCTGGCACCAGCCCTCCACCGTCCAGGAACTGTTAATCAACAAAGACACCTGGAACGCCCTGGATAAATCCCAGCAGACCCTGATCGAAACCGCCTGCATGGCCGCCACCCTGAAATCTTTGGCCTTGAGCAATGGAATGCAAGGCAAAATTATCAAGGAAAATGCAGAAAAACATGGGGTTAAAAACCTGTACTGGTCCGATGAGATGCTGGCGGCTTTTAAATCCGCCTGGAAAGAGGTTGTGCAAGAAGAGATTGCCAAAGACCCCATGTTCAAGAAAACCTGGGAAGACCTGGAGCAGTTCAGGGCCGAATATAAGAAATGGGCGGATGTGGGATTTTTGCCCCGGTAA
- a CDS encoding TRAP transporter small permease subunit, whose product MNALVNLIEKNIIRIGKAVSWLNVLLILVILIQVVMRYLFSFSSVALEELQWHLYAVGIMIGLSYALTENTHVRLDLLHGRFRKKTRAWIDIIGLTVLVLPWCYVILYHGFDFVAASWRVKEASASPTGLSCYYIIKSVIPISFGLLTLAALARILKQILIIAGKKVAP is encoded by the coding sequence GTGAATGCCTTAGTTAATTTAATTGAAAAAAACATTATCCGCATCGGCAAGGCCGTATCCTGGCTCAATGTCCTGCTGATTCTGGTTATTTTGATCCAGGTAGTGATGCGCTATCTGTTCTCCTTCAGCTCCGTGGCCTTGGAAGAACTGCAGTGGCACCTGTATGCCGTGGGTATTATGATAGGTTTATCCTATGCGCTGACCGAAAATACCCACGTACGCCTCGACCTGCTCCATGGCAGATTTCGAAAAAAAACCAGGGCATGGATTGATATCATCGGCTTGACTGTGTTGGTTCTGCCTTGGTGTTATGTGATTCTCTACCACGGATTTGATTTTGTGGCTGCCTCGTGGCGGGTCAAGGAGGCATCCGCCTCTCCCACGGGGCTTAGCTGCTACTACATTATAAAGTCCGTGATCCCCATAAGTTTCGGCCTGCTGACCTTGGCCGCCCTGGCCCGTATTTTAAAACAAATCCTGATCATTGCCGGGAAAAAGGTGGCCCCATGA
- a CDS encoding TRAP transporter large permease subunit gives MTHEDILVIAMMASFIGLLFTGFPIALILGGVSVLFAGIGYVSDLYFGTMTGLDFMSIGMEVNRIFAIMDNWIMVALPMFIFMGLMLDRSGIAEHMMQNIQLLFGRVRGGLAITVTLIGIILAASTGIIGASVVLLGLLSMPVMLNQGYSKSLACGTICGAGTLGILIPPSIMLVMMADRLGVPVGDLFMGALFPGLVLATLYMIYILTLAWLSPQRAPLVPDQADLSWKLLGSALKTCIPPMILVFAVLGTISFGMATPTEASGIGALGGLILTIVNGRFNFKVLKEVVHQTFSITAYIFAIVIGATCFALVLRELGGDALVEETLTSLPFGPYGIVTFILGIVFFLGFFLDWIEITLIILPLLAPVVPALGIDLGVWPNIDNPTLIWFAILVAVVLQTSFLTPPVGFAIFYLRGVCPPEVKLKHLYKGVIPFIILQLIGLIVIVIWPEIILWLPSVAYQ, from the coding sequence ATGACCCATGAAGACATCCTGGTCATTGCCATGATGGCCTCCTTTATCGGCTTGCTGTTCACCGGTTTTCCAATCGCGCTTATCTTAGGCGGCGTCTCGGTCCTCTTTGCAGGCATCGGATATGTTTCTGACCTTTACTTCGGCACCATGACCGGTCTGGATTTCATGTCAATCGGCATGGAGGTCAACCGAATCTTTGCCATCATGGACAACTGGATCATGGTGGCCCTGCCCATGTTCATCTTCATGGGCCTGATGCTGGACCGGTCCGGCATTGCCGAACATATGATGCAAAATATCCAGCTCCTTTTCGGCAGGGTAAGGGGCGGGCTTGCCATCACGGTAACCCTCATCGGCATTATCCTGGCCGCCAGCACCGGGATCATCGGGGCCTCGGTGGTCCTTTTAGGGCTTTTATCCATGCCTGTAATGCTCAATCAGGGATATTCCAAATCCCTGGCATGTGGAACCATCTGCGGGGCCGGTACATTGGGAATCCTGATTCCGCCTTCCATCATGCTGGTCATGATGGCGGACAGACTTGGAGTCCCCGTGGGTGATCTTTTTATGGGCGCCCTATTCCCCGGCCTTGTTTTGGCAACCCTGTACATGATTTATATCCTTACTTTGGCATGGCTTTCACCCCAAAGAGCGCCTCTGGTTCCGGACCAGGCGGACTTGTCCTGGAAACTGTTGGGATCAGCCCTGAAAACCTGTATCCCGCCAATGATTCTGGTATTCGCTGTTTTAGGCACTATCTCATTTGGAATGGCAACACCGACCGAAGCCAGTGGTATCGGAGCCCTGGGCGGCCTGATTCTCACCATTGTCAACGGCCGATTCAATTTTAAGGTTTTAAAAGAAGTGGTGCATCAGACTTTCAGTATCACGGCGTATATTTTCGCCATCGTGATCGGGGCCACCTGCTTTGCCCTGGTATTGCGGGAACTGGGCGGAGATGCCCTTGTTGAAGAGACCCTGACAAGCCTGCCCTTTGGTCCTTACGGTATTGTGACCTTTATCCTTGGAATTGTATTTTTCCTAGGATTTTTTCTGGACTGGATTGAGATTACTCTGATCATCCTGCCCCTGCTGGCACCGGTAGTGCCGGCTCTGGGTATAGATCTCGGTGTCTGGCCCAACATAGACAATCCCACCCTGATCTGGTTTGCCATCCTTGTGGCCGTAGTACTCCAGACCTCATTTCTCACGCCACCAGTGGGATTTGCGATCTTTTACTTGAGAGGGGTCTGCCCGCCCGAAGTGAAGCTCAAGCATCTGTATAAAGGAGTGATTCCCTTTATCATTCTCCAACTCATCGGCCTTATCGTCATTGTGATCTGGCCTGAAATCATTTTGTGGCTGCCTTCGGTTGCCTATCAGTAA
- a CDS encoding sodium ion-translocating decarboxylase subunit beta, with protein MDTLFLEFFQNTGFYLCDYRNIIMIIVGMIFIYLGIAKDYEPLLLVPIGFGMLVGNIPIFKGLGLGIYENNSVLHYLYFGVTQGIYPPLIFLGIGAMTDFSTLLARPVLMLLGAAAQAGIFITFLGALALGFVPKEAASIGIIGGADGPTAIFLTAKLAPHLIGPIAVAAYSYMALVPVIQPPIMKLLTTRQERLIRMEEPRQVTKREKMIFPVIAFLLCCFLAPAALPLLGMLCFGNLLKEAVVTERLAVTARTALIDIATILLGITVGASTQGDVFLTQSSVKIFVLGALSFGIATACGLLFAKFMNLFLKKKINPLLGAAGVSAVPDSARVVHVVGQREDPSNFLLMHAMAPNVSGVIGSAIAAGVLWSLMI; from the coding sequence ATGGATACTTTATTTTTAGAATTTTTTCAGAACACCGGGTTTTATCTGTGCGATTACCGAAACATTATTATGATAATCGTTGGTATGATCTTTATATATCTGGGCATTGCAAAGGATTATGAGCCATTATTGCTGGTTCCCATTGGATTTGGGATGCTTGTGGGAAACATTCCGATTTTCAAGGGCCTTGGTCTGGGTATTTATGAAAATAATTCAGTTCTGCACTATTTGTATTTTGGGGTAACCCAGGGCATCTACCCGCCGTTGATATTCCTTGGTATCGGTGCCATGACAGATTTTTCAACGCTTCTGGCTCGACCGGTCCTCATGCTATTGGGTGCGGCAGCCCAGGCTGGCATCTTCATCACATTCCTGGGTGCACTGGCCTTGGGTTTTGTGCCCAAAGAGGCAGCCTCCATTGGTATCATCGGCGGAGCGGATGGACCCACGGCGATTTTTTTGACCGCTAAGCTTGCCCCGCATCTTATCGGGCCCATTGCCGTTGCAGCCTATAGTTACATGGCACTGGTTCCGGTAATCCAGCCGCCGATTATGAAGCTTTTAACCACTCGCCAGGAACGGCTCATCCGCATGGAAGAGCCACGTCAGGTCACCAAGCGCGAAAAAATGATTTTCCCGGTTATCGCCTTTTTGCTTTGCTGTTTTCTGGCGCCTGCCGCCCTGCCGCTTTTGGGTATGTTGTGCTTTGGCAATCTCCTTAAAGAAGCTGTGGTAACAGAACGCCTGGCCGTCACGGCGCGTACGGCATTGATTGATATCGCCACCATTCTTTTGGGTATTACCGTGGGGGCATCCACCCAGGGAGATGTCTTTTTGACCCAAAGTTCCGTGAAAATTTTTGTTTTGGGGGCACTCTCCTTTGGCATTGCAACCGCCTGCGGACTGTTATTTGCCAAATTCATGAACCTGTTTTTGAAAAAGAAGATCAATCCCCTGTTAGGTGCTGCCGGTGTCTCTGCCGTGCCGGATTCCGCCCGGGTAGTACATGTTGTGGGGCAGCGGGAAGATCCGTCTAATTTTCTGCTCATGCATGCCATGGCCCCGAATGTCTCCGGCGTTATCGGTTCCGCCATTGCCGCAGGCGTACTTTGGAGCCTGATGATTTAA
- a CDS encoding OadG family protein codes for MNGVDAVGVLYGLEAINAHNGWAISVVGVTIVFTGLVTLSALISQLHKLVALYDNPGKIKKLFTLKSKTAVKATADKPCMVLTEVQKQTCRQYNLLAQTMDDEIALPKLLRMAELSGLNEPHANVNLLIESGILCADEQGYFTWDEDIFIRTTS; via the coding sequence TTGAATGGAGTTGACGCTGTCGGCGTTCTTTATGGACTTGAGGCCATAAACGCCCACAACGGGTGGGCCATTTCAGTTGTGGGTGTTACTATTGTGTTTACAGGGCTTGTGACTTTGTCGGCCCTGATCTCCCAGCTTCATAAATTGGTGGCCTTGTACGATAATCCGGGCAAAATAAAAAAGTTGTTTACTTTAAAATCCAAAACTGCCGTCAAGGCGACTGCCGATAAACCGTGCATGGTCCTAACCGAGGTTCAAAAACAAACTTGTCGGCAATATAATCTTTTGGCTCAGACCATGGATGATGAGATTGCTTTGCCGAAGCTTTTGCGCATGGCTGAGCTTTCCGGCCTTAATGAACCCCATGCTAATGTAAATCTATTAATTGAATCCGGTATCCTGTGTGCCGATGAACAGGGATACTTCACATGGGATGAGGATATATTCATCCGCACCACTTCGTAA
- a CDS encoding cyclic nucleotide-binding domain-containing protein translates to MDSSAACLSESIIFKGLGTQDIDNLVPLFSRWSVLSGEVLARAGHGTQFFFLLEKGALLVAMEDGRAVVLNRPGDFAGLSMVSLNGTNTATITVLEKGSVWVVPCQDILDLTGYDTQVAAVILDGWQQFCKEKAPFCSNLAETGLI, encoded by the coding sequence ATGGACAGTTCTGCAGCATGCTTATCAGAATCTATTATTTTTAAGGGCCTTGGTACCCAGGATATTGACAATCTTGTGCCTTTATTTTCACGGTGGTCGGTTCTGTCTGGTGAAGTGTTGGCACGGGCGGGTCATGGTACCCAGTTTTTCTTTCTTCTGGAAAAAGGAGCACTGCTTGTGGCCATGGAAGATGGCAGGGCTGTGGTGCTCAATCGCCCCGGGGACTTTGCAGGCTTGTCAATGGTGAGTCTGAACGGAACGAACACTGCCACAATTACGGTGCTGGAAAAAGGGAGTGTCTGGGTTGTGCCCTGTCAGGATATCCTTGATTTGACCGGCTATGACACCCAGGTCGCGGCAGTAATTCTGGATGGATGGCAGCAGTTCTGCAAAGAAAAGGCCCCCTTTTGTTCAAATCTTGCCGAAACCGGCCTTATTTAA